Proteins found in one Paenibacillus wynnii genomic segment:
- a CDS encoding SulP family inorganic anion transporter, with protein MIENLKREWFFNVKGDVLAGIVVALALIPEAIAFSIIAGVDPMVGLYASFCIAVIIAFIGGRPGMISAATGAMALVMVPLVREHGLNYLLAATILTGVIQALFGVLKIAKLMKFIPRAVMIGFVNSLAILIFMAQVPHFWGISTMTYVFVAITLLIVYVIPLFFKAIPAPLIAIVVLTSVVIYSGLDLSTVGDLGNITKTLPSFLIPDVPFNMETLQIIFPFSIALAIVGLLESLLTATIVDDMTGTESNKNREARGQGIANIINGFFGGMAGCAMIGQSVINVKSGGRGRISTLVAGLFLIFLIIVLGDLVVQIPMPVLVGIMIMVSVGTFDWSSFTYLRKAPKADALVMLVTVIIVVVTHDLSKGVIAGVILSAIFFVSKISNIEVHQRLENNRTLFEVEGQLFFASVEGFVDAFDFSVSDKDIVIDFSSSHIWDDSAVGAIDKVVIKYRENNNLVKIKGLNSSSKKIVDKLAVYNDVNATLSAH; from the coding sequence TTGATTGAGAATTTAAAAAGAGAGTGGTTTTTTAATGTGAAGGGAGATGTTCTTGCGGGCATAGTGGTTGCCTTAGCGCTGATTCCAGAGGCCATAGCTTTTTCCATTATTGCTGGAGTCGATCCCATGGTGGGATTGTATGCATCCTTTTGTATTGCTGTCATTATAGCTTTTATTGGTGGGCGTCCAGGTATGATATCCGCAGCTACAGGCGCGATGGCACTTGTCATGGTACCCTTGGTTAGAGAGCACGGATTGAATTATTTGTTGGCCGCTACAATATTGACAGGTGTTATTCAAGCCTTGTTTGGTGTTTTGAAGATTGCTAAGTTGATGAAGTTCATCCCTAGAGCCGTTATGATCGGCTTTGTGAATTCTTTGGCGATCTTAATATTTATGGCCCAAGTACCACATTTCTGGGGAATATCTACTATGACCTATGTTTTTGTAGCCATTACTTTACTTATAGTGTATGTAATACCTTTGTTTTTCAAAGCAATACCCGCACCGTTGATAGCGATTGTTGTATTAACAAGTGTGGTAATCTATTCAGGTCTTGATCTTAGCACTGTAGGAGATCTGGGTAATATTACAAAGACATTGCCGTCATTTCTAATCCCAGATGTTCCTTTTAACATGGAGACTCTGCAGATTATTTTCCCCTTTTCTATAGCACTAGCTATTGTGGGTCTGCTGGAATCCTTACTCACTGCAACGATTGTGGATGATATGACAGGCACCGAAAGCAACAAAAACCGGGAAGCTAGAGGACAAGGGATTGCCAATATCATTAATGGATTTTTTGGCGGTATGGCCGGTTGTGCAATGATTGGGCAGTCTGTCATTAATGTGAAGTCAGGTGGACGAGGCAGAATATCTACTCTGGTTGCCGGATTATTCCTAATATTCCTCATCATTGTGCTAGGTGATCTCGTTGTGCAAATACCTATGCCTGTATTGGTAGGAATTATGATTATGGTCTCTGTGGGCACCTTCGATTGGTCTTCGTTCACGTATCTAAGAAAAGCTCCGAAGGCAGATGCACTAGTGATGCTGGTTACAGTAATTATCGTTGTTGTTACGCATGATTTGTCTAAAGGAGTAATTGCAGGTGTAATCCTCAGTGCGATCTTCTTTGTATCCAAAATCTCAAATATCGAGGTTCATCAGCGTCTTGAGAATAATAGAACCCTATTTGAAGTGGAAGGCCAGTTGTTTTTTGCTTCCGTAGAAGGCTTCGTAGATGCATTTGATTTCTCAGTAAGCGATAAAGACATTGTTATTGATTTCTCCAGTTCACATATATGGGATGATTCTGCTGTAGGAGCGATCGATAAAGTGGTCATCAAATACCGAGAGAACAATAACCTTGTTAAGATTAAAGGATTAAACTCTTCAAGTAAAAAGATTGTAGATAAATTAGCAGTATATAATGATGTAAATGCTACATTAAGTGCACATTAA
- a CDS encoding universal stress protein, with the protein MYNRILLAVDGSENSVRATKEAVKIGSSSPNCKFEVISVADFSKAKIEILHAQGKEELELKRREKLAPIEQILKQGNISYKVKILHGEPGPTIIDYANKEKVELVIIGSRGLNSLQEMVLGSVSHKVVKRVHCPVLIVK; encoded by the coding sequence ATGTATAATCGTATCTTGTTAGCCGTTGATGGATCTGAGAATTCGGTGCGCGCCACCAAAGAGGCCGTTAAAATAGGTTCTTCATCACCTAATTGTAAATTTGAAGTGATCAGTGTTGCGGATTTCTCCAAAGCAAAAATTGAAATTTTACATGCTCAAGGCAAAGAAGAACTGGAACTGAAAAGACGTGAAAAACTGGCTCCCATTGAACAAATCCTTAAGCAGGGAAACATATCCTACAAGGTTAAGATTCTCCACGGTGAACCCGGACCCACGATTATTGACTACGCTAACAAAGAGAAGGTTGAGCTAGTGATCATTGGAAGCAGAGGACTTAACTCACTGCAGGAAATGGTTCTGGGTAGTGTTAGCCATAAGGTTGTTAAGAGAGTACACTGTCCGGTTCTTATCGTAAAATAA
- a CDS encoding NUDIX domain-containing protein encodes MKLIRKMIHEDVKSLEGRIFERKAARAIVMKDSKILLLYTKRYNDYSFPGGGIELNEDLISGLRREMAEETGASQVEIISELGYIEEYRPHYKTDFDLIHMFSYYFFCSIHEQLGEAQLEDYEITNGMSAVWIDIHEAIRHNRQVITNQEASMGFSVERETIVLEMIVAELLNQPA; translated from the coding sequence ATGAAACTTATTCGAAAAATGATACATGAGGATGTTAAAAGTCTGGAAGGGAGAATATTCGAACGTAAAGCAGCTAGGGCTATCGTTATGAAAGATTCGAAAATCCTCCTTCTCTATACCAAGAGGTACAATGATTATAGCTTTCCGGGCGGCGGGATTGAGTTGAATGAGGATTTGATCAGCGGCTTACGTAGAGAAATGGCTGAGGAGACAGGGGCCAGCCAAGTGGAAATAATCAGCGAGCTCGGATACATCGAGGAATATAGACCTCATTATAAGACTGACTTCGATCTTATTCATATGTTCTCCTATTATTTCTTTTGTTCGATACATGAGCAGCTGGGAGAAGCCCAATTAGAAGATTATGAAATCACAAATGGAATGTCCGCAGTATGGATAGATATTCATGAAGCGATTCGTCACAACCGACAAGTCATTACCAATCAGGAAGCTTCTATGGGATTTTCCGTAGAACGTGAAACAATTGTGCTAGAGATGATTGTTGCGGAACTGCTAAATCAACCGGCCTAG
- the hydE gene encoding [FeFe] hydrogenase H-cluster radical SAM maturase HydE, producing MEDLLNKLNEQNELTKIEIVYFLQHLTLELQKRLFHLAVETRKKHYNESVYLRGLIEFSNYCKQDCMYCGLRRSNPEVDRYRLTEEEILECAAEGYNLGYRSFVLQSGEDFRYTEELMVRIVKSLKARFPDAAITLSMGERSEAFYRALYAAGTDRYLLRHETASRSLYESLHPGMSFDNRMNCLRILKDIGYQVGAGFMVGLPEQTHEHLAEDLLFLKEFHPAMIGIGPFIPHSATPLKDTAGGTIEDTLVMIALARLFVPDALMPATTAMGTLDPTGREQALSAGANVVMPNLSPLRFREKYELYENKICTGDQASQCRNCIEMRIMASGYQIELSRGDNCNFISTPEKEQLL from the coding sequence ATGGAAGATTTGCTCAATAAACTAAATGAGCAGAATGAACTGACTAAAATTGAAATTGTCTATTTCCTCCAACATCTGACTCTTGAACTCCAAAAGCGGTTGTTTCACTTGGCGGTAGAAACACGAAAGAAGCACTATAATGAAAGCGTTTACCTGCGTGGCCTGATTGAATTTTCAAACTACTGTAAACAGGACTGCATGTATTGTGGCTTACGCAGATCCAATCCAGAGGTGGATCGTTATCGACTGACTGAGGAAGAGATTCTTGAATGTGCTGCAGAGGGATACAATCTCGGGTATCGTTCATTTGTCTTACAAAGCGGAGAAGATTTTCGTTATACGGAAGAGCTGATGGTCCGTATTGTCAAGAGTTTGAAGGCTCGTTTTCCCGATGCCGCAATAACCTTGTCTATGGGAGAACGCAGTGAAGCCTTTTACCGTGCGCTATATGCTGCAGGAACGGACAGATACTTGCTTCGTCATGAGACAGCCTCTCGTTCGTTGTATGAATCCTTACATCCCGGGATGTCGTTCGATAACCGCATGAACTGTCTGCGTATCCTTAAGGATATCGGTTATCAGGTGGGAGCCGGATTTATGGTTGGACTCCCTGAGCAAACCCACGAGCATCTAGCAGAGGATCTGCTTTTTCTGAAAGAGTTCCATCCGGCTATGATTGGAATTGGCCCATTTATACCACATAGTGCTACGCCCTTAAAAGATACTGCTGGTGGAACCATTGAGGACACGCTGGTGATGATTGCCCTGGCGAGATTGTTTGTACCGGATGCTCTAATGCCTGCCACTACAGCTATGGGAACACTTGACCCAACGGGTCGGGAGCAGGCACTATCGGCAGGTGCCAATGTGGTCATGCCTAATCTTTCCCCTCTGCGATTTCGTGAGAAATATGAACTCTATGAGAACAAGATTTGCACGGGTGACCAAGCTTCGCAATGCAGGAACTGTATTGAAATGAGAATCATGGCCTCTGGATATCAGATTGAACTCAGTCGCGGTGATAACTGCAACTTCATAAGCACACCAGAGAAAGAACAATTGCTGTGA
- a CDS encoding 2-oxoacid:acceptor oxidoreductase family protein has product MSTLPKKNALGFYEIRLESIGGLGANLAGKMLAETGAIELGFNAANFSSYGSEKKGTPIKTFVRFCDPEVEIRDHSPIEEPHLVAVFHEALYKNVNVVSGLQPDGVVLVNTTRDFDEVRESLKLEYGTIALVDAMGIAVEEKTKVNTSMLGAMFRICDFLDPEAMRTVIRRTFENKYPHLVEPNIRTFDRGYNEVKFKTYEVPAGTEAKAFKRPQSLLGYKTQVLGGVITAHGNSILKDLSGSRAGLLPVLDADLCVSCAACDNVCPDYCFVWESVEDKRGRQQQILLGIDYQYCKGCLKCIDVCPTEALTSVREEVGFAEQNRVPQVFK; this is encoded by the coding sequence ATGTCTACTTTACCGAAGAAAAATGCACTCGGTTTTTATGAAATTCGACTTGAATCGATTGGCGGACTCGGTGCCAACCTCGCAGGTAAAATGCTTGCGGAGACAGGTGCAATCGAACTGGGCTTCAACGCGGCCAACTTCTCATCTTACGGCTCTGAGAAGAAAGGTACACCGATCAAAACCTTTGTTCGTTTCTGCGATCCTGAGGTTGAAATTCGAGACCACAGTCCCATCGAAGAACCCCATTTAGTGGCGGTTTTTCACGAAGCACTGTACAAGAATGTTAATGTTGTCAGCGGGCTGCAACCGGACGGGGTTGTCTTGGTTAACACCACCCGTGACTTCGATGAAGTACGTGAAAGTCTCAAGCTTGAATACGGCACGATTGCTCTAGTTGATGCTATGGGTATTGCCGTTGAAGAGAAAACCAAAGTAAACACCTCAATGCTAGGCGCCATGTTCCGTATTTGTGACTTTCTAGACCCGGAAGCGATGCGAACGGTAATCCGAAGAACTTTTGAGAATAAATATCCGCACTTGGTTGAGCCGAACATCCGCACCTTCGATCGCGGCTACAATGAAGTGAAATTTAAAACGTATGAGGTGCCGGCAGGTACGGAAGCAAAGGCTTTCAAACGTCCTCAATCGCTGCTTGGCTATAAAACTCAAGTTCTAGGTGGCGTTATTACAGCTCATGGCAACAGCATTCTGAAGGATTTGAGCGGCTCACGTGCCGGGTTACTGCCGGTTCTTGATGCAGATCTCTGCGTTAGCTGCGCGGCTTGTGACAATGTTTGCCCTGACTATTGCTTTGTGTGGGAATCTGTTGAAGACAAGCGTGGACGGCAGCAGCAAATCTTGCTCGGTATCGATTATCAGTACTGTAAAGGCTGTCTAAAGTGCATTGACGTGTGCCCAACAGAGGCCCTGACCAGTGTCCGGGAAGAAGTCGGCTTTGCCGAACAGAACCGAGTTCCCCAAGTGTTCAAATAA
- a CDS encoding thiamine pyrophosphate-dependent enzyme — MPVIENKLTEIVPAEQVTHFESGNEMAATAAAQINYHIMGYFPITPSTEVAQYLDQMKAKGLHDIQLIAADGEHGSAGICYGAAMAGARVVNATSSQGFLYMLEQLPTQSGTRFPMVLNLVTRAVSGPLDIRGDHSDLYYGLNVGWVILTASTPQAVYDMNIMALKIAEHSEVRLPVIVAYDGFFTSHQKRKVLYFKDNQVVQDFVGPNPNHNYPNVSDPSRPVTIGAHMGGDDLLNNHYQLSEALEKAGEVYEEVSREYALLSGREYPILDLYRMDDAEVAVFLLNSAGESAKDTVDALRAKGIKAGLVRPNIIRPFPTEQLRQALKNVKALLVGERADSYGAQGGNLTHEIRSALQVDPDNKTIILSRIFGLGGKDFYADDAEAFFQLAIDAAEKGYADRPFDYYGYYPGEEKDALVPVLEPMHGEAFKTGLIQVTQNEDTGLLKVKLPPLSQLAVKPHRLAPGHGACPGCGALSALELFFKGIEGDMVVLFQTGCAYVVTASYPYSSHKQTFVHNLFQNGAATLAGMVDAFYELKRRGEVQVSDDVTFVMVSGDGGMDIGMGATIGAALRNHKMIILEYDNEGYMNTGSQLSYSTPMGHMTSTSGVGKTQKGKKGHHKDTAQILAACNIPYVFTGAESNPQDLLQKAAKAQWYANNVGTAYGKILCACPLNWKTPDNKGYDLVKTAVDSCFFPLYEIEQGITNITYNPELKGKRIAAVEWLKGMGKTKHLLKDEELLQNFETEIERRWSRLKLRHENSLL, encoded by the coding sequence ATGCCTGTAATTGAAAATAAATTGACAGAGATTGTACCCGCTGAGCAAGTAACTCACTTCGAATCCGGTAATGAAATGGCGGCTACAGCTGCTGCTCAAATTAATTACCATATCATGGGGTATTTCCCGATTACACCTTCCACGGAAGTTGCTCAATACCTGGATCAAATGAAAGCGAAGGGATTACATGACATTCAACTGATCGCAGCAGACGGTGAACACGGTTCTGCCGGGATTTGCTACGGTGCAGCAATGGCCGGTGCACGCGTTGTAAATGCAACCAGCTCCCAAGGATTTCTGTACATGCTGGAGCAACTTCCCACCCAATCCGGGACACGCTTTCCGATGGTGCTCAACCTCGTTACCCGGGCAGTCAGCGGACCGCTGGATATTCGGGGGGATCACTCTGACTTGTATTATGGTCTTAATGTAGGCTGGGTTATCCTGACTGCCAGCACACCGCAGGCCGTATATGATATGAACATTATGGCACTGAAGATTGCAGAGCACTCTGAAGTTCGACTGCCTGTTATCGTTGCTTATGATGGCTTCTTCACATCCCACCAAAAACGCAAGGTACTATATTTCAAAGACAATCAGGTAGTTCAAGATTTTGTAGGACCGAATCCAAACCATAACTATCCCAATGTGTCCGATCCTTCCCGCCCGGTAACCATCGGAGCGCATATGGGTGGCGATGACCTGCTGAATAACCACTATCAGCTGTCCGAAGCCTTGGAGAAAGCAGGTGAGGTGTATGAGGAAGTCTCTCGGGAATATGCACTCTTATCTGGACGTGAATATCCAATTCTCGATCTGTACCGTATGGACGATGCAGAAGTAGCTGTGTTCCTGCTCAACTCTGCGGGTGAATCCGCTAAGGATACCGTTGACGCTCTTCGTGCCAAGGGCATCAAAGCGGGCTTGGTTCGTCCGAACATCATCCGTCCTTTCCCAACAGAACAGCTGCGACAAGCACTTAAGAATGTAAAGGCACTGTTAGTAGGTGAACGCGCTGATTCTTATGGAGCTCAAGGCGGCAACCTGACTCATGAAATCCGTTCCGCTTTGCAAGTGGACCCTGATAATAAAACCATCATTCTTTCCCGAATTTTTGGCCTAGGCGGCAAAGACTTCTACGCTGACGATGCAGAAGCCTTCTTCCAACTGGCGATTGATGCTGCTGAAAAAGGCTATGCGGATCGACCTTTTGATTATTATGGCTACTATCCCGGCGAAGAGAAGGACGCGCTTGTTCCCGTACTCGAACCGATGCATGGTGAAGCCTTCAAGACTGGTCTCATTCAAGTTACCCAGAACGAAGATACCGGGCTGCTAAAGGTTAAGCTTCCGCCCCTAAGTCAATTAGCTGTAAAGCCGCATCGGTTAGCTCCCGGACATGGGGCCTGCCCAGGCTGCGGCGCACTATCCGCACTGGAGCTGTTCTTCAAGGGTATCGAAGGTGACATGGTAGTCCTATTCCAAACAGGCTGTGCGTACGTTGTAACCGCTAGCTATCCGTACTCATCCCATAAGCAAACTTTTGTACACAACTTGTTCCAGAACGGTGCAGCTACATTAGCCGGTATGGTTGATGCTTTCTATGAATTGAAACGCCGCGGCGAAGTTCAGGTTTCTGATGATGTTACCTTTGTAATGGTCTCTGGCGACGGGGGTATGGATATCGGGATGGGGGCAACCATTGGTGCGGCACTTCGAAACCATAAAATGATTATCCTTGAGTACGATAATGAGGGGTATATGAATACGGGCTCCCAACTCTCCTATTCCACTCCAATGGGTCATATGACCAGCACCTCCGGTGTCGGTAAAACCCAAAAGGGTAAAAAGGGACATCACAAGGATACGGCGCAAATTTTGGCAGCTTGCAACATCCCTTACGTATTTACAGGCGCTGAATCCAACCCTCAGGATCTGCTGCAAAAAGCAGCTAAAGCACAGTGGTACGCCAACAACGTGGGTACTGCCTACGGTAAGATTCTCTGCGCATGTCCTCTTAACTGGAAGACGCCTGATAATAAAGGATATGACCTGGTGAAAACGGCTGTGGATTCCTGCTTCTTCCCGCTTTATGAAATTGAGCAAGGGATCACGAACATCACTTACAATCCAGAGTTGAAGGGTAAGCGAATCGCCGCAGTTGAATGGCTGAAGGGAATGGGTAAAACCAAACATCTTCTGAAGGATGAAGAGCTGCTGCAGAACTTCGAAACCGAAATTGAGCGCCGTTGGAGCCGTTTAAAGCTCAGACATGAAAACTCACTGCTCTAG
- the nuoE gene encoding NADH-quinone oxidoreductase subunit NuoE, producing the protein MEQQQTCSSEEIAEADAKLAKVQLAIEQFKMIKGALIPVLHEVQDIYGYLPEHVLKVVATELNLPLSEIYGVASFYHFFSFTPKGENVIHLCMGTACYIKGAQAVLDRLSTELKVPVQGTTEDNKFTLEATRCLGACGLAPVMTIGEKVHGRLIPNAIPKILNEYK; encoded by the coding sequence ATGGAACAGCAACAAACCTGCAGCAGTGAAGAAATAGCCGAGGCTGACGCGAAGCTTGCAAAGGTACAGTTAGCGATCGAGCAGTTCAAAATGATCAAAGGTGCTTTGATCCCTGTGCTCCATGAGGTACAGGATATTTACGGCTATTTGCCGGAGCATGTTCTCAAGGTTGTTGCCACGGAGCTTAACCTGCCCTTAAGTGAAATATACGGTGTGGCATCGTTTTATCATTTCTTTTCCTTTACACCTAAAGGAGAGAATGTGATCCATCTGTGCATGGGTACTGCCTGTTACATCAAGGGAGCGCAAGCGGTGCTTGATCGTCTGAGTACGGAACTTAAAGTACCTGTACAAGGAACCACAGAGGACAACAAGTTCACGCTTGAAGCCACCCGTTGTCTGGGTGCCTGCGGTCTTGCCCCGGTCATGACCATCGGTGAAAAAGTACACGGACGCTTGATTCCCAATGCCATACCGAAAATTCTAAATGAATACAAATGA
- the nuoF gene encoding NADH-quinone oxidoreductase subunit NuoF: MKLLTDLDAIRALTQGRLDNRKITGEPAGSIQFRSVMVCGGTGCTSSDSNKIITALEKEVHNHGIQDKVEVVRTGCFGLCELGPVVIVYPEGIFYSCVEVKDIPNLVEQHLLNGKPYDKKIYEKTKQGGEILNFEETDFYKKQVRIALNNCGVIDPEVIDEYIASDGYKALGKVLMTMSRQEVIDTMKQSGLRGRGGGGFNTGLKWEFASKQDKDQKYVICNADEGDPGAFMDRSILEGNPHSVIEAMAIAGYAIGSNQGFIYLRAEYPIAVQRFVKALDQAREYGLLGDNVLGTAFKFNIDVRLGAGAFVCGEETALMHSIEGHRGMPTPKPPFPAVEGLWGQPTIINNVETLANVAQIILNGAQWYASIGTEKSKGTKVFALGGKVVNTGLVEVPMGITLREVIFEIGGGIPDGKKFKAVQTGGPSGGCLTEEHLDCTIDFDTLTSLGSMMGSGGMIIMDEDTCMVDVARFYLDFTKDESCGKCTPCRIGTKRLLEMLDKITEGKGTLDDLVKLENLSVQIKNASLCALGQTAPNPVLSTIKYFRQEYMAHIIDKKCSAGVCKSLISYEIDADLCRGCSLCARKCPTDAITGELKEPYVIDTVACIKCGVCFDVCKFKAVVIV; encoded by the coding sequence ATGAAGCTTTTAACGGATCTTGATGCAATCAGAGCTCTCACACAGGGGCGCCTGGACAACCGGAAAATTACCGGAGAACCTGCAGGTTCCATCCAGTTCAGATCAGTGATGGTGTGTGGCGGTACGGGCTGCACATCTTCGGATTCTAATAAAATCATCACCGCTTTGGAAAAGGAAGTTCACAATCACGGCATTCAGGACAAAGTGGAAGTCGTGCGTACCGGCTGCTTTGGCCTGTGTGAGCTCGGCCCAGTCGTCATCGTATACCCGGAGGGAATTTTCTACAGCTGCGTGGAAGTAAAAGATATCCCTAACCTGGTGGAGCAGCACTTGCTAAATGGAAAGCCCTACGATAAGAAGATTTACGAGAAGACCAAGCAGGGTGGAGAAATCCTGAATTTTGAGGAAACCGATTTCTACAAGAAGCAAGTACGGATCGCCCTGAATAACTGCGGAGTCATCGACCCGGAAGTCATAGATGAATACATTGCGAGTGATGGATACAAAGCCCTCGGCAAGGTTCTCATGACCATGAGCCGCCAGGAAGTCATCGATACCATGAAGCAATCCGGTCTGCGGGGACGCGGCGGGGGAGGATTTAATACAGGTCTGAAGTGGGAATTTGCATCCAAGCAGGATAAGGATCAGAAGTATGTCATTTGTAATGCGGACGAAGGAGATCCCGGAGCATTCATGGACCGTTCTATTCTGGAAGGCAACCCTCACTCAGTTATTGAGGCAATGGCTATCGCCGGCTATGCTATTGGTTCCAACCAAGGCTTCATCTATCTTCGTGCAGAGTATCCAATCGCAGTCCAACGATTTGTGAAAGCGCTTGACCAAGCCCGTGAGTATGGGCTGCTGGGGGATAACGTCCTTGGAACCGCCTTTAAATTCAACATTGATGTGCGTCTTGGTGCCGGTGCCTTTGTCTGCGGAGAAGAAACAGCTTTGATGCATTCTATTGAAGGCCACCGCGGTATGCCGACACCCAAACCCCCTTTCCCGGCCGTTGAAGGGCTCTGGGGTCAACCAACCATCATTAACAACGTTGAAACACTGGCGAACGTTGCGCAAATTATTCTTAACGGTGCACAGTGGTATGCAAGTATCGGTACCGAGAAATCTAAAGGTACAAAAGTATTTGCACTGGGCGGGAAAGTCGTAAATACCGGACTTGTTGAAGTTCCCATGGGCATTACACTGCGCGAGGTTATTTTTGAGATTGGCGGCGGTATTCCGGACGGCAAAAAATTCAAGGCTGTACAAACCGGTGGACCTTCCGGCGGCTGTCTGACGGAGGAGCATCTGGACTGTACCATCGATTTCGATACACTGACTAGTCTAGGTTCAATGATGGGTTCCGGCGGGATGATCATCATGGATGAAGATACCTGCATGGTTGACGTAGCCCGTTTCTATCTGGATTTCACAAAAGACGAGTCCTGCGGAAAGTGTACGCCATGCCGCATCGGTACCAAACGTCTGCTTGAGATGCTGGATAAGATTACGGAAGGTAAAGGAACTCTTGATGATCTTGTGAAACTGGAGAACCTCTCGGTTCAGATCAAGAATGCATCCCTTTGTGCGTTAGGTCAAACCGCTCCCAACCCGGTATTATCCACTATTAAATATTTCCGTCAAGAATACATGGCCCATATTATCGATAAAAAATGTTCGGCTGGCGTATGTAAATCTCTGATTTCATACGAAATTGATGCGGATCTATGCCGCGGTTGCAGCCTCTGTGCACGGAAATGCCCTACCGATGCAATTACCGGTGAGCTGAAGGAACCGTATGTAATTGACACGGTTGCCTGCATCAAGTGTGGCGTCTGCTTCGATGTATGTAAGTTCAAAGCCGTAGTGATAGTCTGA